A region of the Lujinxingia litoralis genome:
GGGTTAATCGGTGGAGGTAGGGGCAGTGTTCGAGCACGCCGCCACCGAGCAACAGGGCGGCCGGATTGAGCAGGGTGCAGGCGTTGGCCAGGCTCAGCGCGAGCAGGTCGCTGGTCTCCTCCCAGAGGTCGTTGAGCGGGGGGTGATCGGCGGCGACCGGGTCGATGGCGGAGAGGCGCAGTCCGGCGCCGTTGGCGGAGGCGGCCAGGGCACCCAGGGTGGGGTGGGCGCTGAGCACCTCCTGGACGCGGGTCTCCAGGTGGAGGCCGCCGGCGTAGGCCTCCAGGCAGCCGCGCTGGCCGCAGCCGCAGCGCCGGCCCCGGGGCACGACTTTGACGTGGCCTATCTCGGCGGCGTTGTTGCCGGCGCCCTCCAGGAGGCGACCGCCGGCGATGATGGCGCCGCCGACGCCGGTGCCCACGTAGACGGCGAGCACATCATCCAGGCCGACCAGCGCGCCGCGCAGGTGTTCGCCGGCGACCAGGGCGTTGAGGTCGTTGAAGAGGTGGAGCGGAGCGCGGACGTGGGCCTGGTCGGCCAGGGTGCGTTCCAGGAGGTCGGCCACCTCGACGTCGCGCCAGCCCAGGTTGGGGGCGTTGAGCACGCGGCGTCCGTCGGCGGAGAGTTGGCCGGCCAGGCCCACGCCCACCTGGCGGATATGCTCTGGCGAGAGGTGGGCCTGGCGGCAGCAATCGGTGAGGAGGGCTGCCAGGGTGGAGGCGACCTGCTCCGGGGTGCACTCCCCGCGGATTTGCTGGCGAGCCTGGGCGATGGGGTGGAGGGCATCGTTGAAGACCTGCAGGCGGGCGTTGGTGCCCCCCAGGTCGATGCCGACGCTTAGGGTGGGGTCCACAGCGGGCCTCCGGGCGCGGGTGTTGGAGTCGAGGGATCAAAGTTGTATGGTCGCTGCCATCGGAGTCAACCGATGGACCCGGGCGCCCGGCCAGGCGACCCTGGCCGGGTCGCGCCCTCGGGGACGCGACGATGCCTGATGCGGTGACGAAACGTTTTGGTGATGAGGTGGTGATGAAGCTCGCTCAGATGGCGATGGTGGCGGGAGTGATGGGATGGATGCTGGCGAGCGCGCCGGCCACGGCGGAGGCCTTTGACCTGGAGATTGCGGTCGGCGCCAAAGGCGGCATCAATATGGTGGCCGGGCAGGGCATTCCCGACGACTCCCGGATGACCAGCGACCAGGGAAACCAGGTCTATTTCGCCAAGCCCGAGTACTACGGGCACTTTGGTGTGGGGCCCAAGGCGGGCTTGAGCCTGGAGCTGCGGGCACTGGATTTTGTGGGGCTGGAGACCGGATTTTATTACTCGGTGGACCAGGCCTCGGGGTACGTGGATAAAAACGACGCGCTCAGCGGGCGCACCGTCGCGCGTATCCACAGCGATCAGGTCTCCCGGGCCTACCACCTGCCGGTGCTCTTGAAGTTTCGGGTGCCCACTTCGCGGGTGAGCCCGGTGTTCGGGGTGGGGGCGGAGTTCATCTTCCAGACCGAGAGCGAGCTGGAGTACCGCGAGGAGCGTCGCGCCGGGTCGATGGGCAGCCTCACCGACCAGCTCAACGCCCGCAATCAGATCGCGCCCTCCAACTACATCTTGCTCACCCTGAGCGCGGGCATGGAGATTAAGGCCGGTCCGGTGCGCATTCCGGTGGAGCTGCGGATGGGCTACAACCTGGGCTTTGACCAGGCGATGAGCCAGCGGGCCACCTACGACGAGAGCACTGGCGAGATCACCTACGACGGCATCTACCAGGGGCATGTCGGGGTGTTTACCGGCGTGCTTTACGAGTTTGACCTGCTGCTGTAATGCTTCTGCGCCAGCGCCTTTAGAGGTTTACAGATGACGTTTCTACGCGCGCTTAAACGCGCACTTTTCAAGGGAGCTACCATGAACCAGCTGAAGCAATTTAATGAAGTCCCCTCCGATTACGTGGGCGGCGAGGGTGAGCTGCACGCGATCGTTCACACCAACCACGGTGTGATCGACATCAAACTCTTTGAGAAGCGCGCGCCCAAGACCGTGGCCAACTTCGTGGGTCTGGCCACCGGGAAGCGCCCCTACACCGACCTGGAGACCTTTGAGGAGACCACCGGCGCGTTTTACGACGGGGTGATCTTCCACCGGGTGATCCCGGGCTTCATGATCCAGGGCGGCGACCCGCTGGGTCAGGGCACCGGGGGACCGGGCTACAAGTTTGCCGATGAGTTCCACCCGGAGCTCAAGCACACCAAAGCCGGGATGCTCTCGATGGCCAACGCCGGTCCGAACACCAACGGCAGCCAGTTCTTCATCACGCTGGGACCGACGCCGCACCTGGACAATCGCCACGCGGTCTTCGGGGAGGTGGTCTCGGGGATGGATGTGGTCGAGGCGATCGGCAACCTGCCGCGTGACCGCCGCGATCGTCCCCACGAAGACGCCGTGATGCAGAAGGTGGAGATCAAGCGCGTATGAACATCCCGAGGCCCGGCACATGGAGGGGGGCCTGGCGAGCCAGCGCGCTGATGTGTGGAGCGCTGGCTTGCCTGCTGGGCCCGGTGGAGGCCTCGGCGCTGGAGTGGGGTCAGGCCGAGGTGGGCGCCCGGGTCGGCGGGAGTTTTGGGTGGCTTTACCGCCCGGTCGATCCGGTGGGGGCGCCCACGCTGCTTTACGGCACGGCGTTTCGGGGCATGGGGCTGGTCGTTGGCCCCACCCTGCGCCAGCCCCTCTGGGAGGGGTCCGGGGCCCGGGTGAGTCTGGTGGCCGATGCGCTCTACGGCTATCAGAGCGGGCGTGGTCACGCCGAAGACGTCGACAGCGGTGAGCGCCTGGAGATGCGGATGGCAGCGCATAGCCTGCGCGTGCCCCTGCTGCTGGAGCTTTCCAACGGTCGGGAGGCCGGTGGGTTGAGCCTGGGTGTGGGGCCCGAGCTGCTGGTCGGGCTGGCCAGCCAGGCCACCCTTGAGGAGAGCAGCCCTGAGGGCAGCTCC
Encoded here:
- a CDS encoding ROK family protein — its product is MDPTLSVGIDLGGTNARLQVFNDALHPIAQARQQIRGECTPEQVASTLAALLTDCCRQAHLSPEHIRQVGVGLAGQLSADGRRVLNAPNLGWRDVEVADLLERTLADQAHVRAPLHLFNDLNALVAGEHLRGALVGLDDVLAVYVGTGVGGAIIAGGRLLEGAGNNAAEIGHVKVVPRGRRCGCGQRGCLEAYAGGLHLETRVQEVLSAHPTLGALAASANGAGLRLSAIDPVAADHPPLNDLWEETSDLLALSLANACTLLNPAALLLGGGVLEHCPYLHRLTLDKTLPLVLEVARRDLTPLTPTLGEEAGTLGAASMAALRQAKNTPQSHAQT
- a CDS encoding peptidylprolyl isomerase, which translates into the protein MNQLKQFNEVPSDYVGGEGELHAIVHTNHGVIDIKLFEKRAPKTVANFVGLATGKRPYTDLETFEETTGAFYDGVIFHRVIPGFMIQGGDPLGQGTGGPGYKFADEFHPELKHTKAGMLSMANAGPNTNGSQFFITLGPTPHLDNRHAVFGEVVSGMDVVEAIGNLPRDRRDRPHEDAVMQKVEIKRV
- a CDS encoding PorT family protein, whose translation is MNIPRPGTWRGAWRASALMCGALACLLGPVEASALEWGQAEVGARVGGSFGWLYRPVDPVGAPTLLYGTAFRGMGLVVGPTLRQPLWEGSGARVSLVADALYGYQSGRGHAEDVDSGERLEMRMAAHSLRVPLLLELSNGREAGGLSLGVGPELLVGLASQATLEESSPEGSSSTPMNSRAPSALGAALALGYTLDRGEFKVPLMLSASWNPFVAESTFERFEGYQSFASPGRYTVAFNWQLFMSAGVRWSLDELTR